TGATGCGCTGCCGATGCTGCTCGATGGCGCGCTGCAGTTGCTTATTGGGCTGGTGACGGCGATCACGGAAAACCTTCCGTTAATTATCGAGGCCGGTATTTCGTTGATCATGTCGCTGATCCTCGGCATCATCGGGGCGCTGCCTGACCTGATCACGTCGGCGGTGGGCATGATTTCGACAATTGTCGAGACGCTGCTCGAGAATCTGCCGATGATTATCGAGGCGGCGATTCAGATCATCCTCGCGATCGTGGAGGGTCTCGTGGTCGCGATTCCTGATCTGATTGCGGCGATTCCTCAGATCATTGAGGCGATCTGGAATGCCATCACTGAGGTGGATTGGCTCGAGCTCGGTAAGACGATCATCCAGGGGTTGATCGACGGTATCGGTTCGATGATCGGCGGCGTAGGCGACGCGATCGGCGGTGTGGTCGAGGAGCTGTCGTCATGGCTACCTCAGTCTCCGGCGAAGAAGGGGCCGTTCTCGGGTCGTGGCTGGACGCCTCACCGCGGTAAGTCGTTGGTGGAGGGGTTCGCTGAGGGTATGCGGGATTCGCAGTCTGACGTTGAGTCGGCTGCTGACCAGCTTGCTCGGGGTGCGGTGATTGACCCGCAACGGTATGCGTCGGATGCGGCGATGGCTGTTGAGCAGCGTGCCCGGATGGCGGTTGATGCCTCGTTCGCGGCTGCACCTCAGCAGGCGACGGCTACGGCGGTCCTGGATCGTCCCGCGATCGGTGACGTGAGGATCACGATCAACGCGACGGATGGTCAGTCTGCGCGGGATATTGCGCTCGAGGTGGACAAGATCCTGAGGGGTGGCTTGTGAGTCAGATCTATATCGAAATGGATGGGCTCACCGTGTGGGGTCGCGGGAAGGCGACTCCACATGACCTTTCAGGGTTCGGTATCAAGCGGAACGGGCTCGAGCAGTTTGACGATTCTGCGAGCCGTTCGGGCGAGGTCGCGAAACGCGATGTTGGTGACGGCTCCTATTGGGGTGATTCCTCGCTTGATGGGATTGTCCGCACGCTGCAGGGTGTCGCGTGGGCTCAGACTCATCGTGAGGTTGAGGCGATGCACGACCGGCTGATGGCGTTGAACGCCTCGTCTGCGTACCGGCCGCTCACGTACCGGTCGGAGCGTGGCTACCGGTATGCGATGGCTCGCGTTGAGGGCGCTGTCACGTGGCTGCATGACCGGTGGATCAACAAGCCTCGCGCAGAGTTCACGATTGCTTTCCGATGTGCGGATGCGCATTGGAATGGTGAGTCGCGAAAGTACACGCTCACTCCTGGGCAGACGGTCACGGTTGAGAATCGCGGCACTCTCCCCGCTTGGCCGATGGTAGACGTTCGCGGCCCGCTCGGGGTGAACTGGGGTCTCGGTGTCGGCTCGTCCCGGCTGTATGTCGATCGTGCGGTTGGATCTGGCGAGACGGTGACAGTCGATCATGAAAACGGCTGGGTCAAGTCGTCGTCTTCGGGGTTCATTACCGAGGGCATCAGCGGGTACGAGTCGAATCTTGCGCCTGGCGTTGGCACGGTCACCTTCACCGGGTCGGGTTCGGGCTCGGCGACGGTGACGTTTACTGACCGGTTCGTGTAGGGGGGGTTTGATGGTTGAGCGCATTGTCCCCGTGCATACGGTGACTGGGGAGCGGATCTTCACGAAGATCGGCGGCACGGTCGGTTCGTGGACTACTTCACTCACGACGCCGGGGACTGGTTCGGTGACGATCTACGCGCGGGATCAGAAACGCAAGCTCGACTTCGAGTCGGTGCGCTTGCTGCGGCGTACCGCCGCGACAGCGATCGTCATCGAAGAAGTC
This DNA window, taken from Gulosibacter molinativorax, encodes the following:
- a CDS encoding phage tail family protein yields the protein MSQIYIEMDGLTVWGRGKATPHDLSGFGIKRNGLEQFDDSASRSGEVAKRDVGDGSYWGDSSLDGIVRTLQGVAWAQTHREVEAMHDRLMALNASSAYRPLTYRSERGYRYAMARVEGAVTWLHDRWINKPRAEFTIAFRCADAHWNGESRKYTLTPGQTVTVENRGTLPAWPMVDVRGPLGVNWGLGVGSSRLYVDRAVGSGETVTVDHENGWVKSSSSGFITEGISGYESNLAPGVGTVTFTGSGSGSATVTFTDRFV